A stretch of the Mycobacteroides immunogenum genome encodes the following:
- a CDS encoding cytochrome c oxidase assembly protein, with product MNEEFLQRLTSIPAEPPSVWSLLGWDPPTIPVLPVVAVLLAGWYLLGVVRLRRMGRSWPWWSTACFLSGCLILGAVMGLSIERYGFRLFSAFMFQQLTLSILVPPLLVLGSPGRLLLRSTPHRGLGRWVLAGALAGLRGRAGALLLHPAVTIPLFLFSYYGLYLSQLFDTIAATWLGHNALEVFFLITGLLFVIPILSTDPLPIRQTNLGRMFDIFVEMPLHVFIGVVLMMAPRPLIGIFANPPAQWAVDPVKDQAVAGALAWSYGEPIALAITLIFAVRWRREEQAETAEREADDARQEDELASYNRFLRQLHGDGPDLNP from the coding sequence ATGAACGAAGAGTTTCTCCAACGGTTAACCAGCATCCCGGCTGAGCCGCCGTCCGTGTGGTCACTGCTGGGGTGGGATCCGCCGACCATCCCGGTGCTGCCGGTTGTCGCGGTACTGCTCGCCGGGTGGTACCTGCTGGGAGTTGTGCGGCTGCGCCGGATGGGGCGCAGCTGGCCATGGTGGTCGACGGCATGTTTTCTGTCCGGATGTCTGATCTTGGGCGCGGTCATGGGGCTCTCGATCGAGCGTTACGGATTCCGATTGTTCAGCGCGTTCATGTTTCAGCAATTGACGCTATCGATCCTGGTGCCGCCGCTGTTGGTGCTGGGCTCGCCGGGGCGCTTGCTGTTGCGGTCCACCCCACATCGCGGTCTGGGTCGGTGGGTACTGGCCGGCGCATTGGCCGGGCTGCGCGGTAGGGCGGGCGCGCTCCTGTTACATCCGGCCGTCACCATTCCGTTGTTTTTGTTCAGTTACTACGGCCTCTATCTTTCGCAACTGTTCGACACCATTGCCGCGACATGGTTGGGCCACAACGCGTTAGAGGTGTTCTTTCTCATCACGGGCCTGCTGTTCGTGATTCCGATCTTGTCGACCGATCCCTTGCCGATACGGCAGACCAACCTGGGCCGGATGTTCGACATCTTTGTGGAGATGCCGCTACACGTGTTCATCGGCGTGGTCTTGATGATGGCGCCCAGGCCGCTGATCGGTATCTTCGCCAATCCACCCGCGCAGTGGGCTGTCGACCCGGTGAAGGACCAGGCGGTGGCGGGCGCGCTGGCGTGGTCGTACGGTGAGCCGATAGCGCTCGCCATCACGTTGATCTTCGCCGTCAGGTGGCGACGTGAGGAGCAAGCGGAGACGGCAGAACGCGAGGCCGACGATGCCCGTCAGGAAGACGAATTAGCCTCGTACAACCGGTTTTTGCGGCAACTCCACGGAGATGGGCCGGATCTGAACCCATAG
- a CDS encoding LLM class F420-dependent oxidoreductase — MRFAFKTSPQNTTWDDMLAIWKVADDIEIFESGWTFDHFYPIFSDSTGPCLEGWVTLTALAQATQRLRVGVLVTGIHYRHPAVLANMASALDIVSGGRLELGIGAGWNEEESGAYGIELGSIKERFDRFEEACEVLTGLLSQETTSFDGKFYQLKDARNEPKGPQQPHPPICIGGSGEKRTLRITAKYAQHWNFVGGPPEEFARKRDVLAAHCADIGRDPQEITLSAHIRLGADRDYAKVVDEAAALGAEGLDLAIIYLPPPYAPAVLEPLAEALRG; from the coding sequence ATGCGCTTCGCATTCAAGACATCCCCGCAGAACACCACCTGGGACGACATGCTGGCCATCTGGAAGGTGGCCGACGATATTGAGATCTTCGAGTCCGGCTGGACCTTCGACCACTTCTACCCGATCTTCTCGGATTCCACCGGGCCGTGCCTGGAGGGCTGGGTAACCCTGACAGCGCTGGCACAGGCCACCCAGCGGCTACGTGTCGGGGTGTTGGTGACCGGTATCCACTACCGGCATCCAGCGGTGCTGGCGAATATGGCCTCGGCACTGGACATCGTCTCCGGCGGGCGTCTGGAGCTCGGTATCGGTGCCGGCTGGAACGAGGAGGAATCGGGCGCCTACGGCATCGAGCTGGGCAGCATCAAGGAACGTTTTGATCGTTTCGAAGAGGCCTGCGAGGTGCTTACCGGGCTGCTGAGCCAGGAAACGACCAGCTTCGATGGAAAGTTTTACCAGCTCAAAGACGCCCGCAACGAGCCGAAGGGCCCGCAGCAGCCGCACCCGCCGATCTGCATCGGTGGCAGTGGTGAGAAGCGCACACTGCGGATCACCGCCAAGTACGCCCAGCACTGGAACTTCGTCGGCGGACCGCCCGAGGAATTCGCCCGCAAGCGTGATGTGCTCGCGGCGCACTGTGCGGACATCGGGCGCGATCCCCAGGAGATCACCCTCTCTGCCCACATTCGTCTCGGTGCGGATCGCGACTACGCCAAGGTGGTCGATGAAGCTGCCGCACTGGGAGCCGAGGGTCTCGATCTCGCGATCATCTACCTGCCGCCGCCGTACGCCCCGGCAGTACTGGAGCCACTGGCAGAGGCGCTGCGCGGCTGA
- a CDS encoding WhiB family transcriptional regulator produces MMGREFVPIAGREIATADAGAVGDVGEWWSQARCRGLPTEMFFVPDGDRGRSRLVRETRAKRVCQSCPVLRQCGTYAVSAGERHGVWGALTPMERAERRVLLGIEEALAAGA; encoded by the coding sequence ATGATGGGTCGAGAATTTGTGCCGATCGCGGGACGCGAGATCGCAACGGCAGACGCCGGTGCGGTCGGCGACGTGGGCGAGTGGTGGAGCCAGGCTCGCTGCCGCGGTCTGCCGACGGAGATGTTCTTTGTCCCTGACGGCGATCGGGGGCGTTCACGACTGGTCCGTGAGACGCGCGCCAAACGGGTCTGCCAGTCCTGCCCAGTGCTGCGGCAGTGCGGCACCTACGCGGTGAGTGCGGGTGAGCGCCATGGGGTATGGGGCGCCTTGACGCCGATGGAGCGTGCTGAGCGCCGTGTTCTGCTCGGAATTGAGGAAGCGCTAGCGGCAGGTGCGTGA
- a CDS encoding response regulator transcription factor: protein MSAIRVLVADDDTLLREGVASVLEKAGFEVVGRAGDAAALLELVRAENPDLVVVDIRMPPTHTTEGLEAAQKIRGEYPGIGVLVLSAHVEVEYAAELITSGDGVGYLLKSRVGDVREFADACTRVAGGGSIVDPELVRELLSARRKDDPLSALSQRELEVLELMAQGLSNSGIAGKLWITESTVEKHVHSVMRRLDLGHADEYHRRVLAVLAFLTHR from the coding sequence ATGTCCGCGATACGGGTTCTGGTGGCCGATGACGACACGTTGCTGCGGGAGGGCGTAGCGAGCGTCCTGGAGAAGGCGGGCTTTGAGGTAGTAGGTCGCGCGGGTGATGCCGCGGCGCTCTTGGAGCTGGTTCGAGCCGAGAATCCCGATCTCGTCGTCGTCGATATCCGGATGCCACCGACACACACCACCGAAGGGCTGGAGGCGGCGCAGAAGATCAGGGGCGAGTATCCGGGGATCGGCGTGCTGGTGCTCTCGGCGCACGTCGAGGTCGAGTACGCGGCTGAGTTGATCACCTCGGGCGACGGGGTGGGTTATCTGCTGAAGAGCCGGGTGGGGGATGTCAGAGAGTTCGCCGACGCCTGCACCCGCGTCGCAGGCGGTGGTTCCATCGTCGATCCGGAGTTGGTGCGAGAGTTGTTGTCCGCGCGACGCAAGGACGATCCGCTGTCAGCTCTGTCGCAGCGCGAGCTGGAGGTGCTGGAGCTGATGGCCCAGGGCTTGTCGAATTCGGGTATCGCGGGAAAGCTGTGGATCACCGAGAGCACGGTGGAGAAGCATGTCCACAGTGTCATGCGCAGATTGGACCTGGGGCACGCCGACGAATACCACCGCAGGGTCCTCGCGGTGTTGGCGTTCCTCACCCATCGATGA
- a CDS encoding ATP-binding protein: MPSRWQPDEASHTGWWRYVSGWRTQLFGSTPPSVYAGIAACVVLLVAESVLTIFLRTIAPAEHLAAIYLMGILVISVIWRLRLALAMSIASAVVFDCIRNWPMAHPLSTESHNIVTHLSFLAVTLTASGLSALARAGTIEADRRRRETAAIAQQQAALRHTATLVASNVPPTELYAKVVQEAALCFTSPTAVLIQLMPGDEGIVVASHGRTGPRTPIPGKRFPLLDANNVARELRLTPAVSAPILVDAKPWGTLIVGTDSSTVPGTDIRAGVRDFADLVATSIANAATRQELAASRARIVSAADTARRRLERDLHDGAQQRLAYLRLKLGIVRSAVPLEDVELARELNNLDADLTAVTRELQEFSRGLHPAILSKGLAPALRTLARRSLIPVQTELELDHKYHESIEIAAYYVVAEALANTAKHSQASEILIHAHETSEQIQITISDDGVGGAKPRKGTGLIGLTDRVAALGGRLDIHSAAGRGTSMTVTIPLLQTE, translated from the coding sequence ATGCCGAGCAGATGGCAGCCGGACGAGGCTTCTCATACCGGCTGGTGGCGCTACGTTTCCGGATGGCGCACACAACTATTCGGATCTACACCACCCTCGGTCTATGCCGGTATCGCGGCATGCGTGGTGCTCCTGGTCGCCGAATCGGTACTCACGATCTTCCTGCGCACGATCGCACCGGCCGAGCACCTCGCAGCCATCTATCTGATGGGCATCCTTGTCATCTCGGTGATCTGGCGGCTCCGGCTGGCGCTCGCGATGTCCATCGCCAGTGCCGTCGTCTTCGACTGCATCCGCAACTGGCCCATGGCCCATCCGCTGTCCACGGAGAGCCACAACATCGTCACACATCTGAGCTTCCTGGCAGTGACGCTGACGGCTAGCGGGCTCTCTGCGCTCGCGCGCGCCGGCACCATCGAGGCCGACCGCCGCCGGCGCGAAACCGCCGCCATCGCGCAACAGCAGGCCGCACTACGACATACCGCCACTTTGGTTGCGAGCAATGTCCCGCCCACCGAGCTCTACGCGAAGGTAGTCCAGGAAGCCGCACTGTGTTTCACCTCACCAACCGCGGTGCTGATTCAACTGATGCCCGGTGACGAGGGGATCGTGGTGGCGAGTCACGGCCGGACAGGACCCCGAACACCGATACCCGGCAAGCGTTTTCCCTTGCTCGATGCCAACAACGTCGCACGGGAACTACGCTTGACCCCCGCCGTCTCCGCTCCCATACTTGTCGACGCAAAGCCCTGGGGAACGCTCATCGTCGGTACCGACTCATCGACGGTGCCCGGCACGGATATCCGCGCTGGGGTGCGCGATTTCGCTGATTTGGTGGCGACCTCCATCGCCAACGCCGCCACCCGACAGGAGCTCGCAGCCTCCCGCGCCCGCATCGTATCCGCCGCGGACACGGCCCGCCGCAGGCTCGAACGCGACCTCCATGACGGAGCCCAACAGCGGCTGGCGTACCTACGGCTGAAACTAGGCATCGTCAGATCCGCTGTACCACTGGAGGATGTCGAACTCGCGCGGGAACTCAACAACCTCGATGCAGATCTCACGGCGGTGACGCGCGAGCTCCAAGAGTTCTCACGGGGTCTGCATCCCGCCATCCTGTCGAAGGGTCTGGCTCCCGCCTTGCGCACACTGGCCCGGCGTTCGCTCATCCCCGTGCAAACCGAGCTGGAACTCGATCACAAGTACCACGAATCCATCGAGATCGCCGCGTACTACGTGGTCGCCGAGGCTCTCGCCAATACCGCCAAACACTCGCAGGCCAGCGAGATTCTGATCCACGCGCACGAGACCTCCGAGCAGATCCAGATAACCATCAGCGACGACGGCGTCGGCGGGGCAAAACCCCGCAAGGGCACCGGACTCATCGGGCTGACCGACCGGGTCGCGGCCCTCGGGGGTCGTCTGGACATCCATAGCGCCGCGGGCCGTGGCACGTCAATGACGGTGACCATTCCGCTGCTTCAGACTGAATAG